The following proteins are encoded in a genomic region of Oreochromis aureus strain Israel breed Guangdong linkage group 8, ZZ_aureus, whole genome shotgun sequence:
- the LOC116327499 gene encoding CD63 antigen-like, which translates to MCSFFSIKCCFIFFNTLFLLSGVALITIGVLQYSTYSDIGTFAGSNLSKITIVLIAVGVIIAFVSLLGHIGAFFNSSSMVACFICILIVIILLEVLTGAAFYIFRSRAALLQMANGVNAKAQEVINDYSPERRHAIDKIQEKFKCCGADSYADWSQSTGWGKHDAVPDSCCVVKSEGCGQDKEKAHKKGCLWAIGVFLLKNLVWVGAVCIALGVTEVFGVLVGVCLCLDIKRKNYENIS; encoded by the exons ATGTGCAGTTTCTTCAGCATCAAGTGTTGCTTCATTTTCTTCAACACGCTCTTCTTG CTGTCTGGGGTTGCCCTCATCACTATAGGAGTGCTGCAGTACTCGACGTACTCAGATATCGGCACCTTTGCAGGGAGCAACTTGTCTAAAATCACTATAGTCCTCATTGCAGTAGGGGTCATCATAGCCTTCGTATCCCTCTTGGGCCACATTGGTGCATTCTTTAATAGTTCATCTATGGTTGCTTGT TTCATCTGCATCCTGATAGTGATCATCCTCTTGGAGGTCCTCACAGGAGCCGCTTTTTATATATTTCGCAGTAGG GCCGCCCTTCTGCAGATGGCTAATGGTGTCAACGCCAAAGCACAGGAAGTGATTAACGACTATAGCCCTGAGAGGAGACATGCAATCGACAAAATTCAGGAAAAG TTCAAGTGTTGTGGTGCGGACAGCTATGCCGACTGGTCCCAGAGCACGGGCTGGGGAAAGCACGACGCCGTGCCAGATTCCTGCTGCGTGGTGAAGAGTGAGGGCTGTGGACAGGACAAGGAGAAGGCACATAAAAAG GGCTGCCTCTGGGCAATCGGTGTCTTCCTGTTGAAAAATCTGGTGTGGGTCGGCGCTGTCTGCATTGCTCTTGGAGTCACGGAG GTTTTTGGAGTATTAGTCGGGGTGTGCTTGTGTCTGGACATTAAGCGAAAGAACTACGAAAACATCAGCTAA